The following coding sequences lie in one Lytechinus pictus isolate F3 Inbred unplaced genomic scaffold, Lp3.0 scaffold_20, whole genome shotgun sequence genomic window:
- the LOC129282414 gene encoding NF-kappa-B inhibitor-interacting Ras-like protein 2 codes for MGKTCKVVVCGSAGVGKTAVLEQVIYGTHRIGQETTCPTIEDIYVANIETNRGTRERVRFYDTRGLTSSNQDLPKHYLSMADGFLLVYSTTSQESFNMLEYIKKEIDKLKDKDKKEISVVMIGNKVDLNQQRQVDFRTASDWAVKEKIQFFEVTVANRSSLIQPIVSLTSKLTVPPTKSTFSISVRNFKPKQLQSFGDS; via the exons ATGGGAAAGACTTGCAAAGTAGTTGTTTGTGGATCAGCCGGAGTGGGGAAGACGGCAGTATTAGAACAGGTCATCTATGGAACACATCGCATTGGACAG GAAACAACATGCCCAACAATAGAAGACATCTATGTTGCCAACATTGAAACGAACAGAGGGACCAGAGAACGGGTCCGATTCTACGACACCAGGGGTTTG ACATCCAGCAACCAAGATCTCCCAAAACACTATCTCAGCATGGCCGAT GGGTTCTTATTGGTGTACAGCACGACCAGCCAAGAATCATTCAACATGCTGGAGTATATCAAAAAAGAAATCGATAAACTCAAAGATAAGGACAAGAAAGAG ATATCAGTGGTGATGATAGGAAATAAAGTTGATCTAAACCAACAGAGACAGGTTGACTTTAGAACGGCCAGTGACTGGGCAGTCAAGGAGAAGA TCCAATTCTTTGAAGTAACAGTAGCCAACAGGAGCAGTCTCATTCAGCCGATCGTCTCGCTAACTTCTAAGCTCACGGTACCTCCAA CCAAATCAACCTTCTCCATCTCGGTGAGGAATTTCAAGCCGAAACAACTGCAAAGCTTTGGCGATTCCTGA